In Neovison vison isolate M4711 chromosome 14, ASM_NN_V1, whole genome shotgun sequence, the following proteins share a genomic window:
- the LOC122895871 gene encoding uncharacterized protein LOC122895871: MHQLQSGCQRGSRGWWSWSLWTLWMTMMINLHPNTKTTAEPVQLWALVKAWPFPLPLTNESDILQVDSNNLPVLLRHKRDFGITAAVIAAIAASTAAAAMALTTSVQTAATLNNVTGLVAEALATQDQINGHLHAGILIVNQRVDLVQEQVDILGSLLAIGCIRNMPGLCVTPVTYGTWNLKFQNLTRQLRAQIVTLNATKGPIASVQDWLNMLQQSVSFLKQWAGLGALAILLVIANVFMIRWFCSLGRRQRRQQQLMAQAMMALEAGTSPQVWLGMLDR; encoded by the coding sequence ATGCACCAACTCCAATCTGGGTGCCAGAGAGGCTCACGAGGATGGTGGTCATGGAGCCTGTGGACCCTGTGGATGACGATGATGATAAATCTACATCCCAACACCAAGACAACGGCGGAGCCAGTTCAGCTGTGGGCTCTCGTGAAAGCGTGGCCGTTCCCACTGCCCCTGACAAATGAATCAGATATTCTACAAGTGGACTCGAACAATTTGCCGGTGTTGCTTCGCCACAAACGAGACTTTGGGATCACCGCAGCCGTAATTGCAGCCATTGCAGCGTCTACGGCCGCCGCAGCAATGGCGCTAACAACATCAGTACAAACTGCTGCAACTCTCAACAACGTCACAGGACTGGTGGCCGAGGCTCTCGCAACACAAGACcaaatcaatggacatttacatGCAGGGATTCTCATTGTAAATCAGAGAGTAGATCTAGTACAAGAACAGGTTGATATCCTGGGGTCATTATTGGCTATTGGATGCATAAGGAACATGCCAGGACTCTGTGTTACCCCAGTAACTTATGGTACCTGGAATCTCAAGTTCCAGAATTTAACCCGACAGTTGAGAGCCCAAATTGTCACCCTAAATGCCACTAAGGGGCCCATTGCCTCAGTCCAAGATTGGCTTAACATGCTGCAGCAATCAGTCTCGTTCCTCAAACAATGGGCCGGCCTGGGAGCCTTGGCCATCCTGCTAGTGATAGCCAATGTATTTATGATACGCTGGTTTTGTAGCCTCGGTCGTCGACAACGTCGACAGCAACAACTCATGGCCCAGGCCATGATGGCTCTCGAGGCTGGTACCTCCCCCCAAGTATGGCTAGGCATGCTAgaccggtag